In Thermococcus celericrescens, the sequence GTGGAAAAGGGGCTCAGGGACCTCCAGAAACTCGAAACCAAGGTGGACTACGAAATCGGCAGCCTGAAGAGGGAGCTGGACAGAACGGGGCGCAGGGTGGAGGAGCTGGAAGACGCGGTGATGGCCACAAAGGACGAGCTTAAGGAGGAGCTTAAAAGGGAGATTCTGGCGGAGCTTGAGGAGGAGATAGAACACCTGGAGGACGTCATCGAGAGGCGGAAGCAGTCCGAAGTTGAGGAGTTCCTGGAGATTATAACGGCCGCCGTGACGCTTCAACCGGAGAAGCTCAAGGATGGAATGGCCGAGGCGAAACGGGCCCTTCTCTCAATGCGGGATATAGCCAAGGTCTACGTGCTCACTGGACAGGGGCAGAGGGAGTTCCGGGGATTGAAAGAGAACCTCATAGAACTCCTCAAGAACCTCCGCAAACTGGCGGTTGTCTCGGTTCCGGATGAGAGCGTTTACTCAACTTTCAACGAGATAGTGGTCCGCGTGAAGCGCCTCGATCTGCCAATGAAGGTTGTGAGAGACGGCAGGGAAAAAGAGCTGAACCCAGAGAAGAGCTTTATTTACATCCACCGGGCGGTCTACGAGCTGGCGGGGGAGCTGGACAGGATAGCGGAGGGACTTCAGGAGCCGATACCGGTAACCCCAGTCGAGAAAGAATTCTACGAAAAGCTCCGGCATCAGTTCGAGGAGCTGCGGAAGCTGGAGGAGCAGGTCCAGAGGCTCATGCTGAAGCTCGGCGCGGAGAAAGAGGAGACGGAAGACACGAAAGACCGGGACGTCGAAGACCTGCTGAAAGAGCTGAACCTGCTGTGAGTCCCGGGATTAGAACTCCTCCCCCATGAGTTTGTCAAGGTCGACCATTATGAGGAGCCTCTCTCCATCGTTTATCTTCGCTATGCCCTTTATGTAGCGGATGTCCACGCGGCTTGTGAGGGTCTTGGGTGGCTGGTCGATCTGGTCGTCGGTCAGGGTTATGACGTCCGAGACGGAGTCGACTATAATGCCGATAACCTCGTCCTTAACCTCCGCGATGATTATCTTCTTCGTGGAAAGGTCCTCGTCCATGTCGTAATACCCGAGGAGTTTCTTGAGGTTGACGACGGTGGTGATCTGACCGCGGAGGTTTATGACACCCTCAACGAAGTCCGGGGAGTTGGGCACGCGCGTTATGGGCATCATTTCCTTGATTTCCCTGACCTTCGAGATATCCAGACAGAACTCCTCGTTTCCAACCATAAAAGCCACTACCTGAATTTCGGCCATTCACCTCACCTCCGGGCACTCCTAACGTTTTCCAGCAGGGTTCTGGATTCGTCTATAGATTCCTCAAGGGCCTTAAGACCCTTTCGTATTTCATCCAAACGCAGCTGGAGCGTTGAGAGGAAGTCCACGAGGGGCAGCATCACGTCCGAGATGTCGTTCTGGATGGTGTAAACACCGTCTATGGTGTCCATGAGCATCTGCACCGACTGGGCCTGCCCGTCTATGCTGTCCGAGAGGTCTTTTATCATGCCCGCGGTCTCATTGGCGCGTCTGGCGATGTCGTCAAATGCAGCTATGAGTTCCTGAACGGCATCCTTTATTTCCTCCGTGACACGGAACTCCTGTTTGATGGAGCTGACGACGGTGTCTATGCTCTCCTGCATATCCCTGATGAGTTCGGTTATCTGGTCGGTGGACTTCTTGGACTGGTCGGCGAGCTCACGGATGTTCTCTGCAACAACCGCGAAGCCCCTGCCGTGCTCCCCGCTCCTGGCGGCCTCAATGGCGGCGTTGAGTGCCAGAAGGTTGGTCTGGTCAGCGATGCCCCCTATAACCTCAACTATCTCCCCGATGCGCTTGGAGTGCTCGACGAGAATGGAGACCGCCCGCTCCATGTCCTGGTTAACCTCGGTTATGCTGGCCACGTTTAGGGCAACGTTGTCGGAAATCTTCTTGCCCCTCTCGGCCATGTCAGCAGTTTCGAGGGCGTAGTCGGTCAGCGCCTGGGCCTGCGTGTTCATCTCCTCTATCCCCGCGGTGAGGGTCTGGATGTAGTCCCCCAGCTCGGCGATGCTGGAGCGCTCCCTCTCCACCAGACTGGCCAGGGAATCGGGGTCCGCCGAGGCATCCATCTCGAGCATGGGGAGGAGGGAGGAGATCTTTTCCCGGGCGTCTTCAAGATTTTTCAGGGCGGTATCCGTCCCCTCGAGGGAACAGGGCTGTGAAACAGTCACCCTGCGTTTTCTTATGGCCTCAGCCTTGTGTTCGATGGAGATGAGACGGGCAGCAATTTCCTCATCGATGCCCCTTACATCGGGATGTCTTCCCTCCAAGATGTCCTCAACCGCCCCGAGAATCCGGAGGGAGTTATCCCTCGTTCTTGAGACGTACGCGCCAACGATTGCGGATGCACCTAGACCCAGAATGAGACCCACGGATGGAGCCACCAGGGTACCGGCGAGGGTTATCAGAGGGATTGAGCCAACTGCCGTTATGGCAACGATGCGATTCACTGGCCACACCTCCCAGCAGCACTATTTAACCATGGAGACAGGGAGATAAAAGAGTTTCGCATGTAGGTAATAACCCTTAATACGCGTTACAATAATAACCGGGGAAGTCGTAACAATATACCTATGCACCTACACAACCATCTACACACAAAGATTTTTTATGCCAAAAGCGCAAGGCTTTTGTGGAGTCTACAATATCCAGTCCAACACCTGGGAGACCCCCCAACGGATGCGTGAGATAGATGATGGATGTTAAGGATCCCGGCTATATAAGGATCAAGCGGGAGCTGTTCCGCCACCTCAAAGTTAGTAGTGACGCCTACAAGGACACGTACCTCGTGAGACGTATACGGGCAAGGATGAGGAAACTGGGAATCGCAAGCTACACCGAGTACTACAGACTTATAAAGGCAAACAGGAGCGAGCTCGACGAGCTCCTGCTGACCGTGGCCATCAATGTCACTGAGTTCTTCAGAGACCCGGTGGTCTGGAAAACCCTCGAAAAGAAAATCTTGCCCGAGCTGGTCGAGTACAAGCGGGAGATTCACAGCAGTTCCCTCAAGATATGGAGTGCAGCCTGCTCAACGGGACAGGAGCCGTACTCGATCGCCATGACGCTGTACGAGACGCTGGGCGAAAACCTCGACGGATTCCGGGTCAGCATACTGGCGACGGACATAGACAGGGAGGCCCTGTCGGTGGCCATGAAGGGGGAATACCCCGTGGATGTCATTGAGAAGCAGATACCCAAGAGCATGATACCGAAGTACTTCACCCGCGTAAGCGACGAGCGGTACCGGGTCTCACCGAAGATAAAACGCCTGGTCAAGTTTCGGCAGTTCAACCTCTTCAGCACCACGTACCCGAAGGGGTTCGATATTATATTCATCCGCAACGTGCTCATATACATAAAAAGGGACGCCCAGGAGGAGATATTCGCTAAACTTTATGATTCGCTGGAGGATCACGGGTATCTCGTACTCGGCAAGACCGAGACGATCCTCGGCAATGCCGCCAAGATGTTTAGGTTGCACGACCTCGTTGCAAGGATCTATCGCAAAAATCTGGAGGTGAAAAAACATGGCAAAGGTTTTGGTGGTGGATGATGCCGCTTTCATGCGCATGTTGCTGAAGAAGATACTGACCCAGGGCGGCCACCAGGTCGTTGGGGAGGCAGGCAACGGCAGCGAGGCGGTCCAGAAGTACCAGGAGCTGAAGCCGGACGTGGTCACCATGGACATCGTCATGCCCGAGATGGACGGCATTACGGCGGTTCAGGAGATAAAGAAGGTGGATCCAGACGCCAAGATAATAATGATCACCGCGGTTGGGCAGGAAGGAAAGGTCATGGAGGCCCTCAAGGCAGGGGCTTCAGGGTACATAGTCAAGCCGTTCCAGGCCCCCAAGGTGCTCGAGGAGATAGCCAGAGTACTGTCCAGCTGAGGGTGGATTTTGATGCCGCTGAGCTCCCCCTCTCGAAAAATCCGGGTACTGGTCGTCGACGACTCCGCGTTCATGAGAAAAATACTCCGAGACATCATAAATTCGGATCCCGAGCTGGAGGTCTGCTGCGAAGCCAGGGATGGTATTGAGGCCATCAGCTTAGCAAAGCTCCACAGGCCGGACGTCGTGACGCTTGACATTGAAATGCCCAAGATGAACGGCCTCGACGCCCTCCGGGTTATAATGAAGCAGACCCCCCTCCCGGTCATAATGGTGAGCGCCCTGACCCAGGAGGGCGCCGAGGCCACCATCAAAGCCTTGGAGTACGGGGCGATAGACTTCATCCCCAAGCCGAGCTCCTCCATCTCCATCAACATGAAGGAGATGCGGGATGAGATAACGGCGAAGATCAAAGAGGCCGCTAGGGTTCCAAGACGGTTCCTAGAGCTCAGGAGAACGAGACTGCTCAGGGCACAGAAGATCAAAACCAGAAAACCCAGCGTCCCGGCAAAGACCGTTGTCGCCATAGCGTCCTCCACAGGGGGCCCGCAGTCTCTGCTGAGGATCTTTCCAAAATTCCCAGAGAACCTGAAAGCCGCGATACTGCTCGTCCAACACATGCCGCCGGGATTCACAAAGTCCTTTGCGAAGAGACTCGATGGTCTGAGCAAGATAGAGGTCAAAGAGGCTGAGGACGGGGATCCAATAGAGGAAGGGAAGGCCTACGTGGCGCCCGGGGATTACCATATGGAGGTGCAGATGAGGGCCGGAAAGCCCGTCATAACGCTCAACAAGAAACCGAAAATACACGGCGTGCGGCCTGCCGCCGACCCCATGATGATAACCGCCGCGGAGGTGTTCGGGCGCAGGACAGTCGGCATCGTCATGACAGGAATGGGCAAGGACGGGGCCCAGGGGATAGTCGCCATCAAGAAGAAGGGAGGAATCACGATAGCACAGGACAGGGAGACCTCCATAATCTTCGGCATGCCCAAGGCCGCGATTGAGACCGGCATGGTGGACCATGTCGTCCCGCTGGATAAAATTGCAGAGACGATGGTGATGGCAGTAAACAAAGTTAACCGGGGTGGTGCCGGTGGAAGATCTTTCGCAGTATCTAGATGAGTTCCTCGCCGACGCGAGGGATAGGATAGACAGCCTGAGCAACGCCATACTAACGCTGGAGAAAATCGTCAGGGACGGGGGCAGCGAGGAAGAGAAGAAGGCCATGATAGACCAGATTTTCCGCGATGCTCACACGCTAAAGGGCACAGCCGCCACGATGAGCTTCATGAAGCTCAGCGAGGTTGCCCACAAGATGGAGAACCTCTTTGACCTTGTGAGGAGCGGAAAGGTGGAGCCGACGCCTGAGCTTATCGATGTACTTCTGGAGTTTCTCGACGCCATTGAGGGAATGGTCGACAGCATAGAGGAGAACGGCAACGAGGGAGATTTTGACGTAGAGGAGCTGTTCGCCAAGGCGGAGAGGTTCTTTGGCGAAGGAGAAGGTGCCAAACGCGAGAGTGGTCCCGCAGAGGAGGCGGCACCCCCTGCGGAACCGCCCCAGGTGGAGGAGAGCGAGGGAGGGGGCGAAGCCCCCGAGAGTGAGGCCCCTGAGGGAAGCATCCCAGGCAGGGTATACCGTGTTAGAGTCTACTTCCACAAAGACGCCCAGCTGAGGGGCATCAGGGGATTCCTGATACTCTCCGACCTGGAAGGCATCGGCGAAGTCCTCGAGACCACCCCCGATCGGAGCGTCATTGAGGATGGAAAAGCCGATGTGGATGTACTTGAATTCGTAATCGCGACCGAAGAGAGCCCCGAGAAGATAAAAACTATCGTGACCCGGCATCCCGAGGTCGATGATGCCGAGGTCGAGGTGCAGGGACAGGCCGCGGGCGAGGGTGCGAAAACGTACACTGTCACGGTGTACGTGCAGAAAGACGCCCCACTCAAAGGGGTGCGCTCGTACCTGGTTCTCCAGGATCTTCAAAAGATTGGAGACGTTCAGAGAACCATTCCCGACCCCATTGCGATTCAGAACGGAGAGCTAATCGACGGGCGCTATTTCAGGGTTCTGCTCGTCTCAAACGTTTCTCAGGAGGAGATATCCAAGGCGGTTCTCAAGCATCCCGATGTTCAGGACGTTGAAATCACCGAGGGCGATGTCGTCGATGCCCAAAGGCCCGTCCAGGAGAGCCCATCAAAAGAAAAAGCCCCCCGCACTGCGGAAACCAAGGCCCCCAAAAAGAAGAAACCTCCCTCGACCCCCAAGGTGAAGGTCTCCAAGATAATCAAGGTCGACGTCGGCCATCTGGACAGGCTGATGAACCTCGTCGGTGAGCTGGTCATCACGAAGGGCCGGCTGGAGCAGATAGCGGAGAGGCTCGGAGACAGGGAACTCCTGGAGACCCTCTCAACCCTCTCAAGGCTCCTCACCGAGCTTCAGGACGAGATCATGGAGATGCGCCTCACGCCGGTGGCGGAAGTTTTCAACAAGTTCCCGCGCATGGTTCGCGAGCTGGCGAGAAAGATGGGCAAGGAGGTCGAGTTTGTCATAGAGGGCGCCGATATAGAGGTGGACAGAACGATACTCGACAAACTCGGTGATGTCCTCGTCCACCTCCTGAGGAACGCCATAGACCACGGAATAGAAGCGCCGGAAGAAAGGGAGAAGTCTGGAAAGCCACGCGCGGGCAGGCTCGAACTCATTGCGAGGCGCGAGAGAAGCCACGTTGAGATCATAGTAAAGGACGACGGTCGTGGCATCGATCCCGAGAAGATAAAGAGGAAGGCGCTGGAGAAGGGCCTCATCACCCCCGAGCAGGCCATGGAGATGAGCGACGAGGAAGCGATAAACCTGATCTTCCTGCCCGGATTCAGCACGAAGGAGAAGGTCACCGACGTATCCGGAAGGGGCGTGGGCATGGACGTCGTCAAGGACGTCGTCAAGAGCCTCAATGGAAGCATATCCGTCCAGAGCAAGGTGGGCAAAGGTTCCGTGTTCGTGCTCAAGCTGCCGGTGAGCATGGCTATCATCCAGGCGCTGCTCATTGAGGTCCAGGGGGAGGTCTACGCGGTTCCGATAAACAACATACTCGAGAGCATAGAGATCAGGCGTGAGAACCTGAAGAGCATAGGCGGCAAGGAGGTAATAGTGCTCCGCGGCGAGATAATACCCGTCGTAATGCTCCACGAGCTCTTTGGACTGCCGGTTCCCGAGAAGGACGAGTTCCCGGCGATAATAATAGACCTCGGCGCACAGAAGGTCGCAGTCGGCGTTGACAAGCTCCTCCACAAGAAGGACATAGTCATCAAGAGCCTCGGAAAGATGCTCTCACACATCAGCGGCTTCGCCGGCGCCACTATACTCGGAGACGGTAGTGTTGTTTTAATCATTGAGATAAACGGACTGCTCGGTGGTGGTAGGGGTGGACTCTGAGAACTATGGGAAGTACATCAAAGCCCTCGATGAGTTCGCCAAGAGCGCGCTGGTCGAAACCTTCAACATAGGTGCTTCCAAGGCCGCGGATGCCCTCAGCGAGATGACGGGTCTCACCGTCAACATTACCGTACCGGAAATAGAGATAGTACCCATCAAGAGCGTGCCTGAAAGGGTGGGAGAGGACGTAAAGGTGGCCGTCTACATCGGACTCAGCGGTGGCTTTGATGGCCACGCCTTCTTCTTTCTGGATTTTGAGGATGCACTCAGGATGTTTGACTTAATGACAGGAATGCCCCCCGGTTCAACAGCGGAGTTCGATGAGATGGTGCGGTCCGCAGTCATAGAGGCAGGCAACATCCTAATCTCCGCCTTCGCCAACGCCCTCAGTGAATTCCTCGGGGAGGGGATAGACCAGACACCGCCAGATATGGCGGTTGACTTCACCCCTGCGATACTGGACTTCGCACTCGCAGACATCGGCCAGTACTGCGATTACACCATGCTCTTCAAGACCACCATCCACATGGAAACAGTCCAATTCAAAGAGCACTTCATGATACTGCCCCACCCCGCTTCCATGAAGAAGATCATCGAAACCCTTCTGGGGGGATTTGCATGAGCGAGCACAAGAGCTGGTCGTCGGAGTGGTATCAGGACATATTTAGGGAAGCGTCGAACATAGCGATGAGCCACGCGCTTACGGCACTCTCAAACATGATAGGCGAGATTGAGATGGAACCCCCGACGGTGGAGGTACTGCCGCGGGCAAAGTTTCTGGCGATGATCGCCAGCAGGGGTATTCGGGACAGCTTCGTCGTGATGTTCGACATAACGGAAGGACTGAGCGGCCTCACGATACTCCAGTTCCCGAAGAAGAGCGTCAGGGCGCTGGTATCGCTCCTGCTCGGAATGGACCCAGGGGACGAGGGTATGGACGAGATGGGACGCTCCGCCATCATGGAGATAGGTAACATACTTATCTCCGTCTACACCGATATACTCGCCCAGCTCATCGGAGAACCCGTCTCGCTCAGCCCCCCCAAACCCGCGGAGAGCCTGTACGATGCCGAGAGGGAGCTGGCAAGACCCGACCTCAGGGATGTCACCGAGGTGCTGGCGTTCAAGACAAGGTTCTACCAGGCTAACACCGATGTGGAAAGCTTCTTTTACCTGATTCCAACCAAAGATGCCTTTGACAAGCTTGTGAGCAGACTCGAAGCCCAGATAGAAAGCATTGGAACGAAGGGGAACCTCCCCGGGAGCGAGGGGGCGGAAGCAGGGATGAATACCGACCCTGAGGAAAACGGTTCCGGCGAGGGTTGAGTCTTGGGAGAGAGAAAGGTTGGAATCGGAGATTACGCCGTGGGCAAAAAGGTCGGAATAATCAGCACCTACGGCCTGGGCAGCTGCGTTGGCATAACCATCTACGACCGCCTGACGAAGGTA encodes:
- a CDS encoding response regulator codes for the protein MAKVLVVDDAAFMRMLLKKILTQGGHQVVGEAGNGSEAVQKYQELKPDVVTMDIVMPEMDGITAVQEIKKVDPDAKIIMITAVGQEGKVMEALKAGASGYIVKPFQAPKVLEEIARVLSS
- a CDS encoding CheR family methyltransferase — protein: MMDVKDPGYIRIKRELFRHLKVSSDAYKDTYLVRRIRARMRKLGIASYTEYYRLIKANRSELDELLLTVAINVTEFFRDPVVWKTLEKKILPELVEYKREIHSSSLKIWSAACSTGQEPYSIAMTLYETLGENLDGFRVSILATDIDREALSVAMKGEYPVDVIEKQIPKSMIPKYFTRVSDERYRVSPKIKRLVKFRQFNLFSTTYPKGFDIIFIRNVLIYIKRDAQEEIFAKLYDSLEDHGYLVLGKTETILGNAAKMFRLHDLVARIYRKNLEVKKHGKGFGGG
- a CDS encoding chemotaxis protein CheC — translated: MDSENYGKYIKALDEFAKSALVETFNIGASKAADALSEMTGLTVNITVPEIEIVPIKSVPERVGEDVKVAVYIGLSGGFDGHAFFFLDFEDALRMFDLMTGMPPGSTAEFDEMVRSAVIEAGNILISAFANALSEFLGEGIDQTPPDMAVDFTPAILDFALADIGQYCDYTMLFKTTIHMETVQFKEHFMILPHPASMKKIIETLLGGFA
- a CDS encoding protein-glutamate methylesterase/protein-glutamine glutaminase, whose translation is MPLSSPSRKIRVLVVDDSAFMRKILRDIINSDPELEVCCEARDGIEAISLAKLHRPDVVTLDIEMPKMNGLDALRVIMKQTPLPVIMVSALTQEGAEATIKALEYGAIDFIPKPSSSISINMKEMRDEITAKIKEAARVPRRFLELRRTRLLRAQKIKTRKPSVPAKTVVAIASSTGGPQSLLRIFPKFPENLKAAILLVQHMPPGFTKSFAKRLDGLSKIEVKEAEDGDPIEEGKAYVAPGDYHMEVQMRAGKPVITLNKKPKIHGVRPAADPMMITAAEVFGRRTVGIVMTGMGKDGAQGIVAIKKKGGITIAQDRETSIIFGMPKAAIETGMVDHVVPLDKIAETMVMAVNKVNRGGAGGRSFAVSR
- a CDS encoding chemotaxis protein CheW, with the translated sequence MAEIQVVAFMVGNEEFCLDISKVREIKEMMPITRVPNSPDFVEGVINLRGQITTVVNLKKLLGYYDMDEDLSTKKIIIAEVKDEVIGIIVDSVSDVITLTDDQIDQPPKTLTSRVDIRYIKGIAKINDGERLLIMVDLDKLMGEEF
- a CDS encoding chemotaxis protein CheC; this translates as MSEHKSWSSEWYQDIFREASNIAMSHALTALSNMIGEIEMEPPTVEVLPRAKFLAMIASRGIRDSFVVMFDITEGLSGLTILQFPKKSVRALVSLLLGMDPGDEGMDEMGRSAIMEIGNILISVYTDILAQLIGEPVSLSPPKPAESLYDAERELARPDLRDVTEVLAFKTRFYQANTDVESFFYLIPTKDAFDKLVSRLEAQIESIGTKGNLPGSEGAEAGMNTDPEENGSGEG
- a CDS encoding chemotaxis protein CheW; amino-acid sequence: MEDLSQYLDEFLADARDRIDSLSNAILTLEKIVRDGGSEEEKKAMIDQIFRDAHTLKGTAATMSFMKLSEVAHKMENLFDLVRSGKVEPTPELIDVLLEFLDAIEGMVDSIEENGNEGDFDVEELFAKAERFFGEGEGAKRESGPAEEAAPPAEPPQVEESEGGGEAPESEAPEGSIPGRVYRVRVYFHKDAQLRGIRGFLILSDLEGIGEVLETTPDRSVIEDGKADVDVLEFVIATEESPEKIKTIVTRHPEVDDAEVEVQGQAAGEGAKTYTVTVYVQKDAPLKGVRSYLVLQDLQKIGDVQRTIPDPIAIQNGELIDGRYFRVLLVSNVSQEEISKAVLKHPDVQDVEITEGDVVDAQRPVQESPSKEKAPRTAETKAPKKKKPPSTPKVKVSKIIKVDVGHLDRLMNLVGELVITKGRLEQIAERLGDRELLETLSTLSRLLTELQDEIMEMRLTPVAEVFNKFPRMVRELARKMGKEVEFVIEGADIEVDRTILDKLGDVLVHLLRNAIDHGIEAPEEREKSGKPRAGRLELIARRERSHVEIIVKDDGRGIDPEKIKRKALEKGLITPEQAMEMSDEEAINLIFLPGFSTKEKVTDVSGRGVGMDVVKDVVKSLNGSISVQSKVGKGSVFVLKLPVSMAIIQALLIEVQGEVYAVPINNILESIEIRRENLKSIGGKEVIVLRGEIIPVVMLHELFGLPVPEKDEFPAIIIDLGAQKVAVGVDKLLHKKDIVIKSLGKMLSHISGFAGATILGDGSVVLIIEINGLLGGGRGGL
- a CDS encoding methyl-accepting chemotaxis protein; this translates as MNRIVAITAVGSIPLITLAGTLVAPSVGLILGLGASAIVGAYVSRTRDNSLRILGAVEDILEGRHPDVRGIDEEIAARLISIEHKAEAIRKRRVTVSQPCSLEGTDTALKNLEDAREKISSLLPMLEMDASADPDSLASLVERERSSIAELGDYIQTLTAGIEEMNTQAQALTDYALETADMAERGKKISDNVALNVASITEVNQDMERAVSILVEHSKRIGEIVEVIGGIADQTNLLALNAAIEAARSGEHGRGFAVVAENIRELADQSKKSTDQITELIRDMQESIDTVVSSIKQEFRVTEEIKDAVQELIAAFDDIARRANETAGMIKDLSDSIDGQAQSVQMLMDTIDGVYTIQNDISDVMLPLVDFLSTLQLRLDEIRKGLKALEESIDESRTLLENVRSARR